The following proteins come from a genomic window of Polaribacter dokdonensis:
- a CDS encoding LacI family DNA-binding transcriptional regulator — translation MAKKNKTTIKDIANVLNISTAAVSKALHNDSRISDKTKKAVRQVAENLNYQPNHLASALRSGKSKLIGVIVPKTNSNFFSSVIHNIEEGLNTEGYNIIITQSNESYKKECANIDALLFTQVDGIIASMANETVDLAHYEKIKAAGIPLITFDRGENDLNVDYIGIDDYNSSHIIVDHLVEQGCKRIAHIGGFKRTRIYNNRIRGYIDALKKHNLPLDKELLIESNLTKEDGKLKMQDLLNLENRPDAVYVAGDYAALGVLELIKEQNISIPDEIALVGFGNEPFTDMVSPKITSVNQHSYEIGRIAAKTFLEYKDQDQLNQTLKKNILEAELIVRASSKRK, via the coding sequence TTGGCGAAAAAAAACAAAACTACCATAAAAGATATAGCAAATGTCTTAAATATCTCTACTGCAGCAGTTTCTAAAGCATTGCATAATGATAGCAGAATTAGCGATAAAACTAAGAAAGCTGTAAGACAAGTTGCTGAAAACTTAAATTATCAGCCCAATCATTTAGCAAGTGCTTTACGAAGTGGAAAAAGCAAACTTATTGGAGTTATTGTGCCAAAAACGAATAGTAATTTCTTTTCATCTGTAATTCATAATATAGAAGAAGGCTTAAATACAGAAGGTTATAATATAATAATTACACAATCTAACGAATCTTATAAAAAAGAATGTGCAAATATAGATGCTTTACTTTTTACACAAGTAGATGGCATCATAGCTTCAATGGCAAATGAAACTGTAGATTTAGCTCATTATGAAAAAATCAAAGCTGCTGGCATCCCTTTAATAACTTTTGATAGAGGTGAAAACGACTTAAATGTAGATTATATTGGGATTGACGACTACAATAGTAGTCATATAATTGTAGATCATTTAGTAGAGCAGGGTTGTAAAAGAATTGCACATATTGGTGGTTTTAAAAGAACCCGAATTTATAATAACAGAATTAGAGGGTATATAGATGCTTTAAAAAAGCATAATTTACCACTAGATAAAGAATTGCTTATAGAGAGTAATTTAACCAAAGAAGATGGTAAATTAAAAATGCAAGATTTATTAAATCTAGAAAACAGACCAGATGCTGTTTATGTTGCTGGAGATTATGCTGCTTTAGGAGTATTAGAGCTTATAAAAGAACAAAATATTTCTATTCCTGATGAAATTGCTTTAGTTGGTTTTGGAAATGAACCCTTTACTGACATGGTTAGTCCTAAAATTACTAGTGTAAATCAGCATAGTTATGAAATTGGAAGAATAGCTGCTAAAACATTTTTGGAGTATAAAGATCAAGATCAATTAAACCAAACTTTGAAGAAAAACATTTTAGAGGCAGAACTTATTGTGAGAGCTTCATCTAAACGAAAATAA
- a CDS encoding sugar kinase — translation MGKVVTFGEIMLRLAPQGFLRFSQANNFDVVYGGGESNVAVSLANYGVDVDFVTRLPKNDIGECAMMEMRKRGVGVDKIVYGGDRLGIYFLETGAVSRGSKVVYDRAHSAISEIESGMIDWDSVFEGVEWFHWTGITPAISQGAADVCLEAVKAASAKGVTISTDLNYRAKLWTYCDDAHREKIMTEITSYCDIILGNEEDAEKHFGIHPEGLDVHKHGHDVKAEAFLSVCKQMMEKFPRAKKVITTLRGSISASHNTWAGVLYDGSKMYETRQYQITDIVDRVGGGDSFMGGLIYGLLKYPEDDQNALDFAVAASCLKHTIKGDANLVTVSEVEKLMGGDASGRVAR, via the coding sequence ATGGGAAAAGTAGTAACATTTGGAGAAATCATGTTAAGATTAGCTCCACAAGGATTTTTAAGATTTTCACAAGCAAATAACTTTGATGTAGTTTATGGTGGAGGAGAATCTAATGTAGCAGTTTCATTAGCAAACTATGGTGTTGATGTAGACTTCGTAACACGTTTACCAAAAAATGACATTGGTGAGTGTGCAATGATGGAAATGAGAAAAAGAGGAGTTGGTGTAGATAAGATTGTTTATGGTGGAGATCGTTTGGGAATTTATTTCTTAGAAACAGGAGCTGTATCTAGAGGTTCTAAAGTAGTTTATGATAGAGCACATTCTGCAATTTCAGAAATTGAATCTGGAATGATAGATTGGGATAGCGTTTTTGAAGGTGTAGAGTGGTTTCATTGGACAGGTATTACACCTGCAATTTCTCAAGGAGCAGCAGATGTTTGTTTAGAAGCAGTAAAAGCAGCAAGTGCAAAAGGTGTTACTATTTCTACAGATTTAAACTATAGAGCAAAATTATGGACATATTGTGATGATGCTCATAGAGAAAAAATCATGACAGAAATTACTTCTTATTGTGATATTATTTTAGGTAATGAAGAAGATGCAGAAAAGCATTTTGGTATACATCCAGAAGGTTTAGACGTTCATAAACATGGGCATGATGTAAAAGCAGAAGCTTTCTTATCTGTTTGTAAACAAATGATGGAAAAGTTTCCAAGAGCTAAAAAGGTAATTACTACATTAAGAGGTTCTATTTCTGCTTCGCACAATACATGGGCTGGAGTTTTATATGATGGTTCTAAAATGTACGAAACTCGTCAATACCAAATTACAGATATCGTAGATAGAGTTGGTGGAGGAGATTCATTTATGGGAGGTTTAATCTACGGATTATTAAAATACCCAGAAGATGATCAAAATGCATTAGACTTTGCAGTTGCAGCTTCATGTTTAAAACATACAATTAAAGGAGATGCTAACCTAGTTACAGTTTCTGAAGTAGAAAAATTAATGGGAGGTGATGCTTCTGGTAGAGTAGCAAGATAA
- a CDS encoding bifunctional 4-hydroxy-2-oxoglutarate aldolase/2-dehydro-3-deoxy-phosphogluconate aldolase, protein MAQYSRLEVAQVMKDTGLVPLFFNSDIEVSKKVLKACYDGGARLLEFTARGDFALEVFTALTKYAIAELPGMIMGVGSVTDAAAASLYMQNGANFIVTPVLREDIALVCNRRKVLWSPGCGSLTEIARAEELGCEIVKLFPGGIYGPDFVKAIKGPCQWTSIMPTGGVSPTRENLEGWFNAGVTCVGMGSKLIAKDANGNFDLDKIESMTKQALDIIKDLRS, encoded by the coding sequence ATGGCACAATATTCAAGATTAGAAGTAGCTCAAGTAATGAAAGATACAGGTTTAGTGCCTTTATTTTTTAATAGTGATATAGAAGTAAGTAAGAAGGTTTTAAAAGCTTGTTATGATGGTGGTGCAAGATTATTAGAATTTACAGCACGTGGTGATTTTGCTTTAGAAGTTTTTACAGCATTAACAAAATATGCAATTGCAGAATTACCAGGTATGATTATGGGTGTTGGTTCTGTAACAGATGCAGCAGCAGCTTCTTTATACATGCAAAATGGTGCAAATTTTATTGTTACTCCAGTTTTAAGAGAAGATATTGCTTTGGTTTGTAACAGAAGAAAAGTACTATGGTCTCCAGGTTGTGGTTCTTTAACAGAAATTGCAAGAGCAGAAGAATTAGGATGTGAAATCGTAAAGTTATTTCCAGGTGGAATTTACGGTCCAGACTTCGTAAAAGCAATAAAAGGACCTTGTCAATGGACGAGCATTATGCCAACAGGTGGTGTTTCTCCAACAAGAGAAAATTTAGAAGGATGGTTCAATGCAGGTGTTACTTGTGTTGGAATGGGATCAAAATTAATAGCAAAAGACGCTAATGGTAATTTTGATTTAGATAAAATTGAAAGTATGACGAAGCAAGCCTTAGATATCATAAAAGATTTAAGGAGCTAG
- a CDS encoding DUF421 domain-containing protein, with the protein MKEWIYTNSINLKFILSSTIAVYFAIIFLTRIFGKRSFSKMSSFDFACTIAIGSVIASTLLSKSVPLFDGLFGLLCIFLLQAITAFLRRFNIVNKVVDNSPLLLMDKETILWDNLKKAKVTESDLRGKLREANVIRLSEVKAVVFESTGDISVLHSSGKEEIEDWLLEGVSKK; encoded by the coding sequence ATGAAAGAATGGATTTACACAAATAGCATCAACCTAAAGTTTATTTTAAGTTCTACAATTGCAGTTTATTTTGCAATAATATTTTTAACTAGAATTTTTGGAAAACGAAGCTTTTCTAAAATGTCTAGTTTCGATTTTGCTTGTACAATAGCAATTGGTAGTGTTATAGCTTCTACACTTCTAAGCAAATCTGTACCATTGTTTGATGGTTTATTTGGTCTTCTTTGTATCTTTTTATTGCAAGCAATAACAGCCTTTTTAAGAAGATTTAATATTGTTAATAAAGTAGTAGATAACTCTCCATTATTGCTAATGGATAAAGAAACCATCCTTTGGGATAATTTAAAAAAAGCCAAGGTTACAGAAAGCGATTTAAGAGGTAAGTTGAGAGAAGCAAATGTTATAAGATTATCTGAAGTTAAAGCTGTTGTTTTTGAATCTACTGGAGATATTTCTGTGCTTCATTCAAGTGGAAAGGAAGAAATTGAAGACTGGTTGTTAGAAGGCGTATCCAAAAAATAA
- a CDS encoding VOC family protein: MKVQAYLAFDGKCQEALNFYGELFNADVKNKETYEDKKIDVPLNYRKKLQHAELKGKGIHLMAYDAAPDTPLNNGNTISISVDLTDKNEAEDVFNNLSKEGITHHNFTEREWGYFGRCTDKYGISWMVNCNC, encoded by the coding sequence ATGAAGGTACAAGCTTATTTAGCATTTGATGGAAAATGTCAGGAAGCATTAAATTTTTATGGAGAGTTATTTAATGCAGATGTTAAGAACAAAGAAACTTATGAAGATAAAAAGATTGATGTTCCATTAAACTATAGAAAAAAACTACAGCATGCAGAATTAAAAGGTAAAGGTATACACTTAATGGCTTATGATGCAGCACCAGATACACCATTAAATAATGGTAACACCATAAGTATAAGTGTAGATTTAACAGATAAAAATGAAGCAGAAGATGTTTTTAATAACCTATCAAAAGAAGGGATAACTCACCACAATTTTACAGAAAGAGAATGGGGTTATTTTGGTAGATGTACAGATAAATATGGAATTAGTTGGATGGTAAATTGCAACTGTTAA
- a CDS encoding ligase-associated DNA damage response exonuclease produces the protein MKFIKFTKKGIYCIPGKFYLDPWFPVDYAIISHGHADHARWGNKHYLCHNDSKAILKHRIGQDISIESMGYNEPKMINGVQVSFHPAGHIIGSAQIRLEHKGYVIVFSGDYKTQPDFISVPFEPVKCNEFITESTFGLPIYKWKSELDLQAELQNWILQNQQNNRTSVFIGYSLGKAQRIMKLVEGVDDVFVHSAINNLNNAISDSGIIIPETTLIKPDFDKKDIQNKIVILPPALLGSKMLKRIPNAATAICSGWMHIRGNRRWKGVDAGFAVSDHADWDGLLEAVKATEAEKVYVTHGSQAVFSKYLNEIGIEAHELKTEYGEDELAKQDTLKTETA, from the coding sequence TTGAAGTTTATAAAGTTCACAAAAAAAGGTATTTATTGCATTCCAGGTAAATTCTATTTAGATCCATGGTTTCCTGTAGATTATGCTATTATTTCTCATGGTCATGCAGATCATGCAAGATGGGGTAACAAGCATTATTTATGTCATAATGATTCTAAAGCCATTCTAAAACACAGAATTGGCCAAGACATTTCTATTGAAAGTATGGGTTATAATGAGCCTAAAATGATAAATGGGGTTCAAGTTTCCTTCCATCCAGCAGGTCATATCATTGGTTCTGCACAAATACGTTTAGAACATAAAGGATATGTAATTGTTTTTTCTGGTGATTATAAAACGCAACCCGATTTTATTTCTGTGCCTTTTGAACCTGTAAAATGTAACGAATTTATTACTGAAAGTACTTTTGGGTTGCCTATTTATAAATGGAAAAGCGAATTAGATTTACAAGCTGAATTACAAAATTGGATATTACAAAATCAACAAAATAATAGAACCAGTGTTTTTATAGGATACAGTTTGGGTAAAGCTCAAAGAATTATGAAATTGGTAGAAGGTGTAGATGATGTTTTTGTGCACTCAGCAATTAATAATTTAAATAATGCTATCTCAGATTCAGGAATAATAATTCCAGAAACTACCTTAATAAAACCAGATTTCGATAAAAAAGACATTCAAAATAAAATTGTAATTCTTCCACCAGCTTTATTGGGTTCTAAAATGCTAAAAAGAATTCCAAATGCAGCCACAGCTATTTGTTCTGGTTGGATGCATATTCGTGGAAATAGAAGATGGAAAGGAGTTGATGCAGGATTTGCTGTTAGTGATCATGCAGATTGGGATGGTTTACTAGAAGCAGTTAAAGCCACAGAAGCAGAAAAAGTATATGTTACTCATGGTTCCCAGGCTGTGTTTTCTAAATATTTAAATGAAATTGGTATAGAGGCTCATGAACTAAAAACAGAATATGGAGAAGATGAATTGGCAAAGCAAGACACTTTAAAAACTGAAACTGCTTAG
- a CDS encoding ATP-dependent DNA ligase encodes MKDFSNLISAIEITNKTNAKIEALVSYFKTAPDKDKLWLIALFTGKRPSRPVKSNLMKGWVMEITQLPEWLFLESYSSVGDLGETIALLLPNPENEIEKALHVWIDELINLKSKTDEEKKAYVLNAWNGLKAQERLIFNKLIGGSFRIGVSKKTLVNALAKLSGIDANQLMHSIIGNWTPDTITFDELLSGEHINYDNSKPYPFCLAYALEKDLENLGDENDWQVEYKWDGIRGQIIKREDEVFIWSRGEELVTQQFPEIVEAVLQLEGSFVIDGEILAIKDSAVLLFNDLQKRLNRKNVTKKLLEEVPVGLYIYDILEIDGIDLREKSIADRRLRLEALFQQNKSNMLKLSEVINFKNWNELDDLRNAARSFNSEGLMLKKKSSIYHVGRKKGDWWKWKVDPLTIDAVMIYAQKGSGRRSSKYTDYTFAVQNDDKLVTVAKAYSGLTDKEITEISRWVNKNAIEKFGPVRTVKPELVFEIAFEGIAYSKRHKSGVALRFPRMKRWRKDKTVKDIDTIESVKALIEAN; translated from the coding sequence ATGAAAGACTTTTCTAATTTAATAAGTGCTATAGAAATCACCAATAAAACCAATGCTAAAATTGAAGCTTTGGTTAGTTATTTTAAAACTGCTCCAGACAAAGATAAATTGTGGCTAATTGCATTGTTTACAGGTAAAAGACCAAGTAGACCTGTAAAATCAAATTTAATGAAAGGTTGGGTGATGGAAATTACGCAACTTCCTGAATGGCTTTTTTTAGAAAGCTATTCTTCTGTGGGAGATTTAGGAGAAACCATTGCTTTGCTTTTACCAAATCCTGAAAATGAAATTGAAAAAGCACTACATGTTTGGATTGATGAACTAATCAATCTAAAATCAAAAACAGACGAAGAAAAGAAAGCATATGTTTTAAATGCTTGGAATGGTTTAAAAGCTCAAGAGCGTTTAATTTTTAATAAACTAATTGGTGGTAGTTTTAGAATTGGAGTTTCTAAAAAAACACTAGTAAATGCATTGGCAAAATTATCAGGTATAGATGCCAACCAATTAATGCACAGTATCATTGGTAATTGGACTCCAGACACCATCACTTTTGATGAATTGTTGAGTGGAGAACACATTAATTACGACAATTCTAAACCCTATCCTTTCTGCTTGGCTTACGCTTTAGAAAAAGATTTAGAAAATTTGGGTGATGAAAATGATTGGCAAGTAGAATACAAATGGGATGGAATTCGTGGACAAATTATTAAAAGAGAAGATGAGGTTTTTATTTGGTCTAGAGGAGAAGAGTTGGTTACGCAACAATTTCCAGAAATTGTAGAAGCAGTATTACAATTGGAAGGTAGTTTTGTAATTGATGGAGAAATTTTAGCCATAAAAGACAGTGCAGTATTGCTTTTTAATGATTTACAAAAACGTTTAAATCGTAAAAATGTAACTAAAAAATTACTAGAAGAAGTACCTGTTGGTTTATATATTTATGATATTTTAGAAATTGATGGCATAGATTTACGTGAAAAATCTATAGCTGATAGACGCTTAAGATTAGAGGCTTTATTTCAACAAAATAAAAGTAATATGCTTAAATTATCTGAGGTTATCAATTTTAAGAATTGGAACGAATTAGATGATTTAAGAAATGCAGCAAGAAGTTTTAATTCAGAAGGTTTAATGCTAAAAAAGAAATCTTCTATATATCATGTAGGTCGTAAAAAAGGCGATTGGTGGAAATGGAAAGTAGATCCTTTAACAATAGATGCTGTAATGATTTACGCGCAAAAAGGTAGTGGAAGAAGAAGCTCTAAATACACAGATTATACATTTGCAGTTCAAAATGATGATAAATTAGTAACTGTAGCCAAAGCATATTCAGGTTTAACAGATAAAGAAATTACCGAAATTTCTAGATGGGTAAATAAAAATGCCATCGAAAAATTTGGGCCTGTTAGAACTGTAAAACCTGAGTTAGTTTTCGAAATTGCTTTTGAAGGTATTGCCTATAGTAAACGTCATAAAAGTGGAGTTGCACTTCGTTTTCCAAGAATGAAACGTTGGCGAAAAGATAAAACTGTAAAAGATATTGATACCATAGAAAGTGTAAAAGCATTAATTGAAGCAAACTAG
- a CDS encoding ligase-associated DNA damage response DEXH box helicase, whose amino-acid sequence MSNFKQTQGYQIIQNWMEEKGHEPFSFQSQTWERFHNNFSGMVVAPTGFGKTFSVFLGVVIDYLNHPNKYKKGLKLIWISPLRSLAKDLAKAMNDVVEEIGLDWAVEVRNGDTPTKDRRRQERLMPDVLLTTPETLHLLFSQKKNSRWFKNVNCIAVDEWHELLGSKRGVLTELAIARIRNLSPSLRIWGISATIGNLEEAKDVLIPYEVKTTMIRAKEKKRIKITSLLPDQVEELSWAGHLGKQMSSKIIPIIYENTTTLIFTNTRNQSELWYQIIIDEEPDLIGQIAIHHGSIDKVQRNWIEEAISKGLLKAVVCTSSLDLGVDFKPVDCVIQIGSAKGIARFMQRAGRSGHSPFETSKMYAVPTHSLQLIEVAAVKEAVKQNEIEARQPYVLTYDILVQFLVTLAVGEGFKPEETYEFIKQIHAFHFLTKEEFDWCIHFITQGGNTLKSYEEFHKVVLDDDGFYRVKSRRIAMNHRMNIGVIVSEVMLFVKFFSGGYIGMVEEYFISKLKKGDAFVLGGKVVEIQQIKDMTVLVKRSKKKKAITPSWMGGRLPLTSGLTHFLRLKLSEALTPNNREKELKFLHPLLKRQEANSHIPRHDEFLIEMIETKEGFHLFAYPFEGRLVHEIMASLIAYRISQIKKLTFTIAMNDYGFELLSDQEIPLTEDNMNAIFSKENLIKDVTASINASEMASRKFRDIAVVAGLVIQTQPGNRKTNKSLQSSSGLIFRVLNDYEPSNLLLKQAYNEVFDYELEKVRLQAAFQRISNSKIILKKARNFTPLSFPLKVDSLRGTMSNEDLSKRIERIQKQALK is encoded by the coding sequence TTGAGCAATTTTAAACAAACCCAAGGTTACCAAATCATTCAAAATTGGATGGAAGAAAAAGGTCATGAACCTTTTAGTTTTCAATCGCAAACTTGGGAACGTTTTCATAATAATTTTAGTGGAATGGTTGTAGCACCAACAGGTTTTGGAAAAACGTTTTCTGTTTTTTTAGGTGTTGTTATCGATTATTTAAATCATCCTAATAAGTATAAAAAAGGATTAAAATTAATATGGATTAGTCCTTTAAGATCTTTAGCCAAAGACTTGGCAAAAGCCATGAATGATGTTGTAGAAGAAATTGGTTTAGATTGGGCTGTTGAGGTTAGAAATGGAGATACACCAACCAAAGATAGAAGACGTCAAGAACGTTTAATGCCAGATGTTTTACTAACAACTCCAGAAACATTACACTTACTTTTTTCTCAGAAAAAAAATTCAAGATGGTTTAAAAACGTAAACTGTATTGCTGTTGATGAGTGGCATGAATTGTTAGGTTCAAAACGTGGTGTGTTAACAGAACTAGCAATTGCCAGAATTCGAAATCTATCACCATCATTAAGAATTTGGGGAATCTCAGCAACCATTGGTAATTTAGAAGAAGCCAAAGATGTTTTAATTCCTTATGAGGTTAAAACAACTATGATTCGTGCTAAAGAAAAGAAGAGAATCAAAATTACTTCTTTATTGCCAGATCAAGTAGAAGAATTGTCTTGGGCAGGTCATTTAGGCAAACAAATGAGCTCTAAAATAATTCCTATTATTTATGAAAATACAACCACTTTAATTTTTACAAATACTAGAAATCAAAGTGAGCTTTGGTATCAAATAATTATTGATGAAGAGCCAGATTTAATTGGTCAAATTGCAATTCATCATGGTTCTATAGATAAAGTACAACGTAATTGGATTGAAGAAGCCATTTCAAAAGGGTTATTAAAAGCAGTAGTTTGTACTTCTTCTTTAGATTTAGGTGTAGATTTTAAACCAGTAGATTGTGTAATTCAAATTGGTTCTGCTAAAGGAATAGCACGTTTTATGCAAAGAGCAGGTAGAAGTGGGCATTCGCCTTTTGAAACCTCAAAAATGTATGCAGTTCCTACACATTCATTACAATTAATAGAAGTTGCAGCTGTAAAAGAAGCCGTAAAACAAAACGAAATAGAAGCTAGGCAACCTTATGTATTAACCTATGATATTTTAGTACAATTTTTAGTAACACTAGCAGTTGGTGAAGGTTTTAAACCAGAAGAAACTTATGAGTTTATCAAACAAATTCATGCTTTTCATTTTTTGACCAAAGAAGAATTTGATTGGTGTATACATTTTATAACCCAAGGAGGAAATACCTTAAAAAGTTACGAAGAGTTTCATAAAGTAGTCTTAGATGATGATGGCTTTTACAGAGTAAAAAGTAGGAGAATAGCAATGAATCACAGAATGAATATTGGTGTAATTGTTAGCGAAGTTATGTTGTTTGTAAAATTCTTTTCTGGTGGTTATATTGGTATGGTTGAAGAGTATTTTATCTCAAAACTAAAAAAAGGTGATGCTTTTGTTTTAGGTGGTAAAGTTGTAGAAATTCAACAAATAAAAGACATGACAGTCTTAGTAAAAAGAAGTAAAAAGAAAAAAGCAATAACACCAAGTTGGATGGGTGGAAGACTGCCTTTAACTTCTGGATTAACACATTTCTTACGTTTAAAATTAAGTGAAGCTTTAACACCAAACAACAGGGAAAAAGAATTGAAGTTCTTACACCCATTATTAAAAAGACAAGAAGCAAATTCTCACATACCAAGACATGATGAGTTTTTAATAGAAATGATTGAAACCAAAGAGGGTTTTCATTTGTTTGCCTATCCTTTTGAGGGTAGATTGGTGCATGAAATCATGGCTTCTTTAATTGCTTATAGAATTAGTCAAATTAAAAAGTTAACGTTTACAATTGCCATGAACGATTATGGTTTTGAGTTGTTGAGCGATCAAGAAATTCCGTTAACAGAAGATAATATGAATGCTATTTTTTCTAAAGAAAACTTAATTAAAGATGTTACAGCCAGTATAAATGCAAGTGAAATGGCTTCTCGTAAATTTAGAGATATTGCAGTTGTTGCAGGTTTAGTTATACAAACACAACCAGGAAATCGTAAAACAAATAAGAGTTTACAATCATCATCTGGTTTAATTTTTAGGGTTTTAAATGATTATGAACCTTCTAATTTATTATTGAAACAGGCTTATAATGAGGTTTTTGATTATGAGCTAGAAAAAGTACGTTTACAAGCTGCTTTTCAACGTATTTCTAACAGTAAAATTATTTTAAAAAAAGCACGTAATTTTACACCTTTGAGCTTTCCTTTAAAAGTAGATAGCTTAAGAGGTACAATGAGTAATGAAGATTTAAGTAAACGTATAGAGCGTATACAAAAGCAGGCTTTAAAATGA
- the pdeM gene encoding ligase-associated DNA damage response endonuclease PdeM, with protein sequence MIQNISIISKTIPCNDEVLELTNQRVIYWKTQKSLILSDLHIGKSAHFQKSGIPIPKNVLTTDLERLKQLIEHFNAENLIIVGDLFHAGYNSDLDEFKNWLVQFSNLKIQLIKGNHDRFSNAIYDQFQIEVFKKDLFLNCLKFVHDFEEPSNDFFTISGHTHPGVFIKGKGRQRIKLPCFQVTNNQLILPAFSLFTGLNTRSAPKNCKNYCFTDDGIFEL encoded by the coding sequence ATGATTCAAAACATTTCGATTATTTCTAAAACAATACCATGTAATGATGAGGTTTTAGAGTTAACCAATCAACGTGTTATTTATTGGAAAACCCAAAAAAGTTTAATTTTAAGTGATTTGCATATTGGTAAATCTGCACATTTTCAAAAAAGCGGAATTCCAATTCCTAAAAATGTTTTAACCACAGATTTAGAACGCTTAAAACAGCTTATTGAGCACTTTAATGCAGAAAATTTAATTATTGTTGGTGATTTATTTCATGCAGGATATAATTCTGATTTAGATGAATTTAAAAATTGGCTAGTACAATTTTCAAATTTAAAAATTCAATTGATAAAAGGGAATCATGACCGATTTTCGAACGCAATTTATGATCAGTTTCAAATTGAAGTTTTTAAAAAAGATTTATTCTTAAATTGCTTAAAGTTTGTGCACGATTTTGAAGAACCTTCTAATGATTTTTTTACAATTTCTGGGCATACACACCCAGGGGTTTTTATAAAAGGTAAAGGTAGACAACGTATAAAATTACCTTGTTTTCAGGTTACAAACAATCAATTAATCTTACCCGCATTTAGTTTGTTTACAGGTTTAAATACCAGAAGTGCGCCTAAAAATTGTAAAAATTATTGTTTTACAGATGATGGAATTTTTGAACTATAA